A stretch of DNA from Cannabis sativa cultivar Pink pepper isolate KNU-18-1 chromosome X, ASM2916894v1, whole genome shotgun sequence:
ATCAGAGCTACTTCAGATACAAGAAAGCTTGTGAACTGATGAATACTAACCGAGAAATCCATTCCCCCTAAATCTGCGTCACCGGCAGGAGCACCTAATTAAATGAGCAAACAAATCATCATATGACAACCCTGACCAAAGCCGAAAGTAGAAAAAATGACAAATAGTATTAGACATTAGTATTACCACTATCATCATCTTCATCTACCCACTTATCCCAATCTACTTTAACATTGTGGGGTGTCTTTCCATCTCCACGCAAAAGCTTCTTCCACCAAGCCTTCTCTGCCTTCTCCAAGACACAGAATATACTCCTCACTCCAACATTAATTTTGCTTTCCTGTACCATGCAGAAATCACAAGTCCAATAAGATTCCCAATTAACAGGGTACATAGTACAATGCTACTAGAAGTAAGCACAATTTCAACCGCTTACCTCCACATTGACCTTATCAAAGAGTTCCAATTTCAGTTCATAAGCTTGGTTACCAGAACCGGCGGCACtagcagaaaaggtaaaaactCCTTCTGGATCAAGATCAACCTTGGCGTCTTTTGCATCAGGAAGTAGAACTGTAATATAAACCTTGTCTACTCTCTGGGCCCACTTCACTTCAGGATGACGACTACAAAATTTGCGTAAGTCTAATTAGAGGGCGCATCAAATTGAAAAGGCAACAAAATAAATATGCAACTCGGATGGTAATGGACTTAAAATTATCAAAACAACAACTATAAATACGGAAACTAAAGATAATTGCTTATACCCAAGACTCATAATTACCAACTCGTTATTTTGGTCTACACAAATAAAATAGCCTGAGTAGCATTACTCAGGCTCATGGGCTGCAGCCCAGGATTGGATAAGTGTAATAATCACCTTCCTTGTAAAAACATACCACTTCCAAAAACAACATACAACAAAGCTTTTGTGAGAGAGCAAAACCACAAACTCGATCGCAATTGAAAACAACCTTAAAATCaccatttcaaaataatttccCCCAAAAGACAtcaaaatgaataaaattaccGATATATACATATCAAATTCTCCCCTTAACAAAAAAAGGACAGAAATGAGTTACGCCAAAATCAAACAACCATTTCCAAACTTTCCATATTTCAACATCGTGAATCACAAACACCAAATCATTatcaaaaaaagataaatatatatataaaaaaaaaaaaagttattcatTTCTATCTAAAAAATCCCAAGTTTTCTCCGTAACGAAATACGAACAATAACAGACGGTAAGTATAAAATGAGAGTGGCAATACTGTAAACAGGAATAAGGGGCGGAGAAGAAAGTTATGATTACCTCATAGTTTCCGGTAAGGGGAAAGAAACTGTAAACCCTAGAAAGAGAGCAAAAGAAGAGAGGAGAGAGCAGTGGGGGTAGAGAGATATTTAAGAGAGGCGTACTCGAGAGTTCTAGTactttcttttcttctcctGATTTTTTTGATAACCTAGAAGAGTGAAGTAGAATGTGATCTCTGACAAGTTTATGACGCTCATTTCCTTTATCAAACTACCTATGGATCATTAATCTATCAACCATTACCCAATGGGCCCAATGGGCCCAATGCCAATCCCAACCCTTCAACGCTTTAAGCCCATTTCACGTATACTTGGGATCTATATTCAAGCAAAAGGGGCTCCACCAAAATCACTTAAATGaagttccttttttttttttaacttacaACAATACCGGAATtttggttaatttttacaaaaatactgttatacggaaaagttttcaaaaatactgtatttttataaaacaccagtagaaacagaacaactcaaaataccagtagaacaactgaaaaacaccagtagaacaccagtaaaaacttaatacagtatactgc
This window harbors:
- the LOC115697104 gene encoding uncharacterized protein Os08g0359500; the protein is MSRHPEVKWAQRVDKVYITVLLPDAKDAKVDLDPEGVFTFSASAAGSGNQAYELKLELFDKVNVEESKINVGVRSIFCVLEKAEKAWWKKLLRGDGKTPHNVKVDWDKWVDEDDDSGAPAGDADLGGMDFSNFGGMGGMGGMPGMGGMGGMGGMPGMEALGGMAGLEGLGGMGGMGGMGGMGGMGGMGGMGMPEDFEDSDDEEQEVSKGDGKAAAAAAADTTEVGASDEKKEAAPST